A genomic stretch from Calidithermus timidus DSM 17022 includes:
- a CDS encoding branched-chain amino acid ABC transporter permease, whose amino-acid sequence MILAGILLLLALILPALPLGSWQAFALDTAQFAFLLSGLALSWDLLARTGQLSLAHGAFFGLGAYTAALSAPTLGTLPALLAGAGVAAAGSFLLGLATLRLQGMYFAIATLAFSEVMRTFVLKAGFTGGSIGMIVAPPFDGRFPLGGYYLAVGVLGLCVLASYLVSRSRFSYAMAAIRQGEPVARVLGVPVVRVKLLAFLLSSALAGLAGGVYGMKTLFLSPYDAFSLGRAVEALVIPIFGGLYTTAGPLVGGLLLVGLETWLRLRIGEGYLVVYGVLLILAILFLPRGLVGWLSRRKGGPHA is encoded by the coding sequence ATGATCCTCGCGGGCATCTTGTTGCTCTTGGCCCTGATCCTGCCCGCGTTGCCCCTGGGAAGCTGGCAAGCCTTTGCGCTGGACACTGCTCAGTTCGCTTTTCTGCTCAGCGGGTTGGCGCTGTCGTGGGACCTGCTGGCCCGCACCGGACAGCTCTCGCTGGCGCACGGGGCCTTCTTCGGGCTGGGGGCCTACACCGCCGCGCTCAGCGCCCCAACCCTCGGCACACTGCCCGCGTTGCTCGCGGGGGCTGGCGTCGCTGCCGCGGGGAGCTTCCTGCTGGGTCTGGCAACGCTGCGGCTGCAGGGGATGTACTTCGCCATTGCTACCTTAGCCTTCAGCGAGGTGATGCGCACCTTCGTGCTCAAGGCAGGCTTCACCGGTGGCTCCATCGGCATGATCGTGGCCCCACCCTTCGACGGGCGCTTCCCCCTGGGGGGGTACTACCTGGCGGTAGGGGTGCTGGGCCTGTGCGTACTGGCGAGCTATCTCGTCAGCCGCAGCCGCTTCAGCTACGCCATGGCCGCCATCCGGCAGGGGGAGCCGGTGGCTCGTGTGCTGGGAGTTCCGGTGGTTCGGGTAAAGCTGCTGGCTTTCCTGCTCTCGAGCGCCCTCGCCGGCCTGGCCGGGGGTGTGTACGGCATGAAGACGCTCTTCCTCTCGCCTTACGACGCCTTCAGCCTGGGCCGGGCGGTTGAAGCGCTGGTGATCCCCATCTTCGGCGGGCTCTACACCACAGCGGGGCCGCTGGTGGGAGGTCTGCTGCTGGTGGGCCTGGAGACCTGGCTACGGCTGCGCATCGGGGAGGGATACCTGGTGGTCTACGGGGTGCTGCTGATCCTGGCCATCCTCTTCCTGCCGCGTGGCCTCGTGGGGTGGCTCTCCCGGCGTAAAGGGGGGCCGCATGCTTAA
- a CDS encoding 3-hydroxybutyrate dehydrogenase produces MQLSGKTALITGAGSGIGRAIAIAFAREGAKVVLNDISPAAEHLAHDLGGVFLKADLSDPEAVVGLARRALERDSIDILVNNAGLQRIHPVDEFPEETWSMMIQVLLTAPFQLIKYTLPGMKQKRWGRIINISSLHGLVASPYKAAYISAKHGLLGLTKTVALEVAEYGITCNAICPAYVRTGIVESQIADQSRTLGIPESEVIEKVMLAPAAIKRLIEPEEVAEFALFLASDKASAITGSAQLMDLGWTAR; encoded by the coding sequence ATGCAACTCTCCGGCAAAACCGCACTCATCACCGGCGCGGGTAGCGGCATCGGTCGCGCCATCGCCATCGCCTTCGCCCGTGAGGGGGCGAAAGTTGTACTCAACGACATCTCCCCCGCGGCAGAGCATCTCGCCCACGACCTGGGAGGGGTCTTCCTCAAGGCCGACCTCTCCGACCCCGAAGCCGTGGTAGGACTGGCCCGGCGGGCACTCGAACGCGACTCCATAGACATCCTGGTCAACAACGCCGGGCTCCAGCGCATCCACCCGGTAGACGAATTCCCCGAGGAGACCTGGAGCATGATGATCCAGGTGCTGCTCACGGCTCCCTTCCAGCTCATCAAGTACACCCTGCCGGGCATGAAGCAAAAACGCTGGGGGCGGATCATCAACATCTCGAGCCTGCACGGGCTGGTGGCGAGCCCCTACAAGGCCGCCTACATCTCGGCCAAGCACGGCTTGCTGGGCCTGACCAAGACGGTCGCGCTCGAGGTAGCCGAATATGGCATCACCTGTAACGCCATCTGCCCCGCCTACGTGCGCACCGGCATCGTCGAGAGCCAAATCGCCGACCAGAGCCGCACGCTGGGCATTCCTGAGTCCGAGGTCATCGAGAAGGTCATGCTGGCCCCCGCTGCCATCAAGCGACTGATCGAGCCCGAGGAGGTCGCGGAGTTCGCCCTGTTCCTCGCCTCCGACAAGGCAAGCGCCATCACCGGCTCAGCCCAGCTCATGGACCTGGGCTGGACCGCGCGCTGA
- a CDS encoding MaoC family dehydratase → MKFKVGDAASYSQTITEASIALFVGAVGDTNPLHTDAEYARKSRFGGRIAQGILVAGLISSCIGTKLPGVGAVYLGQSLKFLRPTYIGDTITATVTVTAIREDKPILTLQTLCTNQRGERVIEGEATVLYEEPT, encoded by the coding sequence GTGAAGTTCAAGGTAGGCGACGCTGCGAGCTACTCGCAGACCATCACCGAGGCCAGCATCGCCCTGTTCGTCGGCGCGGTGGGCGACACCAACCCGCTGCACACCGACGCCGAGTACGCCCGAAAAAGCCGCTTCGGTGGGCGTATTGCCCAGGGCATCTTGGTAGCCGGGCTGATCTCGAGCTGCATCGGCACCAAGTTGCCCGGCGTGGGCGCGGTCTACTTGGGCCAGAGCCTGAAGTTTCTGCGCCCTACCTACATCGGCGACACCATCACCGCAACCGTCACGGTCACGGCCATTCGCGAAGACAAACCCATCCTCACCCTGCAAACCCTCTGCACCAACCAGCGTGGTGAGCGGGTGATCGAAGGCGAGGCCACGGTGCTCTACGAGGAGCCCACGTGA
- a CDS encoding ABC transporter ATP-binding protein: MLKLNRLTKRFGGLVAVSEVSFEVRQGEIFAVIGPNGAGKSTLLNLISGLLRPDGGSLELQGRDLTQAPPEARAWHGLGRAFQIVQPFPEMSVQENLLVGALFGKPKTPMSKAKKVVQEVLELTGLAPKAQTPAHELTLLEDKRLELARALCTQPRLLLLDEVMAGLRPAEAMEAVELVKKVRASGVTVLFIEHLMPVVRALADRVVVMDYGQVIAQGTYDEVAADPRVREAYLGRSA; the protein is encoded by the coding sequence ATGCTTAAGCTCAATCGCCTGACCAAGCGCTTCGGCGGCCTGGTGGCCGTCAGTGAGGTGAGCTTCGAGGTGCGGCAGGGCGAGATCTTCGCTGTGATCGGGCCTAACGGTGCGGGCAAGAGCACGCTGCTCAACCTGATCTCCGGGCTGCTGCGGCCCGACGGGGGGAGCCTCGAGCTACAAGGCCGAGACCTGACCCAGGCCCCTCCCGAGGCGCGGGCCTGGCACGGCTTGGGGCGGGCCTTCCAGATCGTACAGCCCTTCCCCGAGATGAGCGTGCAGGAGAACCTACTGGTGGGAGCGCTTTTCGGCAAACCCAAAACCCCCATGAGCAAAGCAAAAAAGGTCGTGCAGGAGGTGCTCGAGCTCACCGGGCTAGCTCCCAAGGCCCAGACACCCGCTCACGAGCTGACGCTGCTGGAGGACAAGCGGCTGGAGCTGGCCCGCGCCCTATGCACCCAGCCCAGGCTACTGCTGCTGGACGAGGTGATGGCCGGCCTACGGCCCGCCGAGGCTATGGAGGCCGTCGAACTGGTCAAGAAGGTTCGCGCTAGCGGGGTGACGGTGCTCTTCATCGAGCACCTGATGCCGGTGGTGCGGGCCCTGGCCGACCGGGTGGTGGTCATGGACTACGGACAGGTCATCGCTCAGGGCACCTACGATGAGGTGGCCGCCGATCCCAGGGTGCGCGAGGCCTATTTGGGGAGGAGCGCGTGA
- a CDS encoding SRPBCC family protein: MRLQEELEIFVRAPIQVVWDTLNDFESWPRWSTYIKEVRKEPRGYRFVARGMPPVDLVWVAQGVKREEPYYLEFASVPGAQHGLNVSGWVKLEETPKGTQLDLHFDGMVDFSSPLLERVADVYATLFGEPHKLLKVTLEEFKREAERKAQLAAA, translated from the coding sequence ATGAGGCTGCAAGAAGAGCTGGAGATCTTCGTTCGGGCTCCGATTCAAGTGGTCTGGGACACGCTCAACGACTTCGAGAGCTGGCCCCGCTGGTCTACCTACATCAAGGAGGTGCGCAAGGAGCCGAGGGGGTATCGCTTTGTGGCTCGCGGGATGCCACCGGTCGATCTGGTCTGGGTGGCCCAAGGGGTCAAGCGCGAAGAGCCTTATTACCTCGAGTTCGCCAGCGTCCCCGGAGCCCAGCACGGCCTCAACGTCAGCGGTTGGGTCAAGCTGGAGGAAACTCCCAAGGGCACCCAGCTAGACCTACACTTCGACGGCATGGTCGATTTCTCCTCTCCCCTGCTCGAGCGGGTGGCCGATGTCTACGCCACGCTCTTCGGCGAGCCCCATAAGCTGCTCAAGGTCACCCTCGAGGAGTTCAAGCGCGAGGCCGAGCGCAAAGCCCAACTGGCTGCAGCCTAA
- a CDS encoding branched-chain amino acid ABC transporter permease gives METFLQTLINGLLAAGVYALVASGLALAVGVVGIVNFAHGEFLMLGAFVSYFLFSARGLDPLIALGVAAIAVFAVGAVSYYGLIRPVLAAPELNQMLLTFGLSIALQNLALLLFGADTRVVSPPYQGSTISLLSLSFGVVPFASFVLSVVLLGGLYWFLGRTRLGFAVRAVAQNRLAPGLLGIETQRIYLIAFGLSAALAGIAGVMLSVMLYASPTIGFAYTLKAFAIIVMAGLGNLRGVIPAAIVLAMAEAFVSTYVPGGGGWVEAVFFLVIFISLTYRSWRFR, from the coding sequence GTGGAAACCTTCCTGCAAACCCTCATCAACGGACTGCTGGCGGCTGGGGTATACGCCCTGGTCGCCAGCGGGCTGGCCCTGGCAGTGGGCGTCGTCGGCATCGTCAACTTCGCCCACGGCGAGTTCCTGATGCTTGGCGCCTTCGTCTCCTACTTCCTGTTCAGCGCACGGGGCCTCGACCCCCTGATCGCGCTGGGGGTGGCAGCCATCGCAGTCTTTGCGGTCGGAGCCGTCAGCTACTACGGGCTCATCCGGCCTGTGCTGGCCGCGCCTGAACTCAACCAGATGCTCCTGACCTTCGGCCTGTCCATTGCCTTGCAAAACCTGGCGCTGCTGCTCTTCGGGGCCGACACCCGCGTGGTCAGCCCACCCTACCAGGGCAGCACCATCAGCCTGCTCAGCCTCTCCTTCGGAGTGGTGCCCTTCGCCTCCTTCGTGCTCTCGGTAGTGCTGCTCGGTGGGCTGTATTGGTTCTTGGGTCGTACCCGGCTGGGTTTTGCGGTGCGGGCGGTGGCACAGAACCGGCTCGCTCCAGGGTTGTTGGGGATCGAGACCCAGCGGATCTACCTCATCGCTTTCGGGCTCTCGGCGGCGCTGGCCGGGATCGCCGGGGTCATGCTCTCGGTGATGCTCTATGCCTCGCCCACCATCGGCTTCGCCTACACCCTCAAAGCCTTCGCCATCATCGTGATGGCGGGATTGGGCAACCTGCGGGGAGTGATCCCAGCCGCCATCGTGCTGGCCATGGCCGAGGCCTTCGTGAGCACCTACGTGCCGGGTGGGGGCGGCTGGGTGGAGGCGGTGTTCTTCCTGGTGATCTTCATCAGCCTGACCTACCGAAGCTGGAGGTTTCGATGA
- a CDS encoding alpha/beta fold hydrolase, with translation MPKIAVNGTELYYQLEGSGPVLVLANGIFQRVEAWEPLMPHLQGLTVLRYDMRGQGRSAVPEGAYTPELHAQDLRALLEALGMERYHLLGLSNGGVVAQVFASHRPRGLQSLILLCTTPRLDPLIRAKVESWRLALEWDGSMGRLRVALPWIWGRAYLEAHPEVDSPPSLEQMLLAAPSEEAQRNLIAGFLTLGDLRPRLASIAVPTLVISGEEDLLFPPRYGQEIAQAIPGARHHTLSAVGHVAALEDTPGLARLLHEFLEVKA, from the coding sequence ATGCCTAAAATCGCCGTGAACGGCACGGAATTGTACTACCAGCTCGAGGGCAGCGGCCCCGTCCTGGTGCTCGCCAACGGCATCTTCCAGCGGGTCGAGGCCTGGGAGCCCCTGATGCCGCACCTACAAGGTTTGACGGTCCTGCGCTACGACATGCGCGGCCAGGGGCGCAGCGCCGTACCAGAAGGGGCTTATACGCCTGAACTCCACGCCCAAGACCTTCGGGCCCTGCTCGAGGCCCTCGGCATGGAGCGCTACCACCTGCTGGGGCTCTCCAACGGCGGCGTGGTCGCCCAGGTCTTCGCATCCCATCGGCCCAGAGGACTGCAAAGCCTGATCCTGTTGTGCACCACGCCCCGGCTGGACCCCCTGATCCGGGCCAAGGTCGAAAGCTGGCGGCTGGCGCTGGAGTGGGACGGCTCCATGGGACGGCTGCGGGTGGCGCTGCCGTGGATCTGGGGCCGAGCCTATCTCGAGGCCCACCCCGAAGTGGACAGCCCTCCCTCGCTCGAGCAAATGCTCCTCGCCGCGCCTAGCGAAGAGGCCCAGCGCAACCTGATCGCTGGCTTCCTCACCCTGGGCGACCTGCGGCCCCGGCTGGCGAGCATCGCCGTCCCAACCCTGGTGATCTCGGGCGAGGAGGACCTGCTCTTCCCACCGCGCTACGGCCAGGAGATCGCCCAGGCCATCCCCGGCGCGCGGCACCACACCCTGAGCGCCGTAGGGCACGTGGCGGCGCTCGAGGACACCCCCGGCCTGGCTCGGCTGCTGCACGAATTCCTGGAGGTGAAAGCGTGA
- a CDS encoding ABC transporter ATP-binding protein — protein sequence MKLTVSNLTAGYAKAQVLFGMNLELGQGELVAVLGANGAGKTTTLRAISGLIRPWGGEIRLDGQSLMGLSAARRAGMGLGHVPEGRQLFPLMSVEENLLLGAAFLAWDKRRESLELTYTLFPRLAERRGQLAGTLSGGEQQMLAIGRALMGQPRILMVDEPSLGLSPKLAEEVLATLARIKAEGMGVLLVEQNVALSLEVADRAYVVEHGKVVLAGPAQELAQDERVQKAYLAL from the coding sequence ATGAAGCTCACCGTCAGTAACCTCACCGCCGGTTATGCCAAGGCCCAGGTGCTCTTCGGGATGAACCTCGAGCTTGGTCAGGGGGAGCTGGTGGCCGTGCTGGGGGCCAACGGGGCGGGCAAGACCACCACACTGCGAGCCATCTCCGGGCTGATCCGACCCTGGGGCGGGGAAATCCGGCTGGATGGGCAAAGCCTGATGGGGCTCTCCGCCGCCCGCCGGGCCGGGATGGGGCTGGGGCACGTACCCGAGGGTCGGCAGCTCTTCCCCTTGATGAGCGTGGAAGAGAACTTGCTGCTGGGCGCGGCTTTTTTGGCCTGGGACAAGCGGCGGGAGAGCCTCGAGCTCACCTACACCCTCTTCCCCCGCCTCGCCGAACGCCGCGGCCAGCTCGCGGGCACCCTCTCCGGCGGAGAACAGCAGATGCTGGCAATTGGCCGGGCCCTGATGGGCCAGCCCCGCATCCTGATGGTGGACGAACCCAGCCTGGGCCTCTCCCCCAAGCTGGCCGAGGAAGTGCTCGCGACCCTGGCCCGCATCAAGGCCGAGGGCATGGGGGTGCTGCTGGTCGAGCAAAACGTGGCGTTGTCGCTCGAGGTCGCCGATAGGGCCTACGTGGTCGAGCACGGCAAGGTGGTGCTAGCGGGCCCGGCACAGGAGCTGGCCCAGGACGAGCGGGTACAGAAGGCCTACTTGGCGCTCTAA
- a CDS encoding ABC transporter substrate-binding protein: protein MRKLWVLASTAAAVMGLGLAQTSVKVGVILPLSTVGGKAALNGIQLAADEAAAAGKVRLELVTVDDGNAADKAVPALTKLLTVDKVDIVIGGLGSGPTLAMAGPVKQYKPLFLAIGAASSLVENAFTGYDDFFHFHPWDYHNVAAAMDFFKYLYGQGARKIAILYEDGPFGSAGMPTYRKLLQDAGYEVQAEPFKTNSGNFTAILTRFKSFQPDILYWIGYDWDALPIATQARQVGLKPKLIYGAPPAWPIGFDKNPNSNDVVGMSAWLPSVSNQESRNFVAAYKKKYGEVTEEYMAPMGYTIVKALTAAITAAGSAEKDKVAEALAKVKLNTPFGPLAFKPSDTGKTKYQGFDASIWFQFQYLGGTRRQVYPVQGAARPIRYPGSY, encoded by the coding sequence ATGAGGAAACTGTGGGTTTTGGCAAGCACAGCCGCTGCGGTCATGGGCCTGGGTCTGGCTCAGACCAGCGTGAAGGTAGGCGTCATCCTGCCGCTTTCGACCGTGGGTGGCAAGGCTGCCCTCAACGGCATCCAGCTCGCCGCCGATGAGGCCGCTGCGGCAGGCAAGGTCAGGCTCGAGCTCGTGACCGTGGACGACGGCAACGCCGCCGATAAGGCAGTCCCCGCCCTGACCAAGCTGCTGACCGTGGACAAGGTGGACATCGTCATCGGCGGGCTGGGCTCGGGCCCCACCCTGGCGATGGCGGGCCCGGTCAAGCAGTACAAGCCGCTGTTTTTGGCCATCGGTGCCGCCAGCTCGCTCGTAGAAAACGCCTTCACCGGCTACGACGACTTCTTCCACTTCCACCCCTGGGACTACCACAACGTCGCCGCGGCCATGGACTTCTTCAAGTACCTCTACGGCCAGGGAGCCCGCAAGATCGCCATCCTCTACGAAGACGGCCCCTTCGGCTCGGCGGGGATGCCCACCTACCGCAAGCTCTTGCAGGACGCGGGCTATGAAGTGCAGGCCGAGCCCTTCAAAACCAATAGCGGCAACTTCACCGCCATCCTGACGCGCTTCAAGTCCTTCCAGCCCGACATCCTCTACTGGATCGGCTACGACTGGGACGCCCTTCCCATCGCCACCCAGGCCCGTCAGGTAGGCCTCAAGCCCAAACTGATCTACGGCGCCCCCCCAGCCTGGCCCATCGGCTTCGATAAGAACCCCAACAGCAACGACGTGGTGGGCATGAGCGCCTGGCTGCCTTCGGTCTCCAACCAGGAGTCGCGCAACTTCGTCGCGGCCTACAAGAAGAAATACGGCGAAGTGACCGAGGAGTACATGGCTCCCATGGGCTACACCATCGTCAAGGCCCTCACCGCAGCCATCACCGCGGCGGGCAGCGCCGAAAAGGACAAGGTGGCCGAGGCCCTGGCCAAAGTCAAGCTCAACACCCCCTTCGGCCCGCTGGCCTTCAAGCCCTCCGACACTGGAAAGACCAAATACCAAGGCTTCGACGCGAGCATCTGGTTCCAGTTCCAGTACCTGGGCGGCACGCGTCGTCAGGTCTACCCCGTTCAGGGGGCCGCCCGTCCCATCCGCTACCCTGGTAGCTATTGA
- a CDS encoding class I adenylate-forming enzyme family protein: MELNANWLGRLAAYHPERPAVYWRGSWIGYGELYARVRRAAGSLAGLGVGQGDRVAVLGPNHLGYLELYFAAALLGFVPAFLNHRLSLSELQGLMEYVQPRALFFGAGQEEAARRLDPAARSLEELQTLPTAGFTPFTAGLEDTALILFTGGTTGLPKGAMLPYRQLLVNAAQTAMTWGLSPQDRYIVATPMFHAALNALCTPLLYLGGSVMIQEKFDPAEYLAWVRMHGVSLLFLVPTMYQMLAAHPDFARSDFSGVRWAISGGAPCPAPVREAYAAKGIRFRQGYGLTECGVNCFTLEPDEAERFPESVGRPMPHLWARLVDAEGQEVQGAGTGELWLSGPTVMSGYFARPEDSAKVLLEQQGRTWLRTGDLAQRDEAGRYFIVGRSKEMFISGGENVYPIEIERALYDHPLVQECAVIGVPDAQWGEVGLACVVLKGGKTLTEDELRSFLRSRLAAYKVPKRFVFLDELPKSAPGKILKGQLAERYGRSHA, translated from the coding sequence ATGGAACTCAACGCCAACTGGCTGGGGCGCCTGGCGGCCTACCACCCCGAGCGCCCGGCGGTCTACTGGCGGGGAAGCTGGATCGGCTACGGTGAGTTGTACGCTCGGGTCCGGCGGGCGGCGGGGTCGCTGGCCGGGCTGGGTGTGGGCCAGGGGGACCGGGTAGCGGTGCTCGGCCCCAACCACCTGGGCTACCTCGAGCTCTACTTCGCCGCTGCCTTACTGGGCTTCGTGCCCGCCTTCCTCAACCACCGGCTGAGCCTGAGCGAGTTGCAGGGGCTGATGGAGTACGTCCAGCCCAGGGCGCTGTTCTTCGGAGCGGGGCAGGAAGAAGCAGCCCGGCGGCTAGACCCCGCAGCGAGGTCGCTCGAGGAGTTGCAGACCCTACCCACCGCCGGGTTCACCCCCTTCACCGCGGGGCTGGAGGACACCGCGCTCATCCTGTTCACCGGCGGCACCACCGGGCTGCCCAAGGGGGCCATGCTGCCCTATCGCCAGCTGCTGGTCAACGCCGCCCAGACCGCCATGACCTGGGGCCTCTCCCCACAGGACCGCTACATCGTCGCCACGCCGATGTTCCACGCCGCCCTCAACGCGCTGTGCACGCCCCTTCTGTACCTGGGGGGCAGCGTGATGATCCAGGAGAAGTTCGACCCTGCCGAGTACCTGGCCTGGGTAAGAATGCACGGCGTAAGCCTTTTGTTCTTGGTGCCCACCATGTACCAAATGCTCGCCGCTCACCCCGACTTCGCCCGCAGCGACTTCTCCGGCGTGCGCTGGGCCATCTCGGGCGGAGCGCCCTGCCCGGCCCCCGTGCGGGAGGCCTACGCCGCCAAGGGCATTCGCTTCCGGCAGGGCTACGGCCTGACCGAGTGCGGGGTCAACTGCTTCACCCTCGAGCCCGACGAGGCCGAGCGCTTTCCCGAGTCGGTGGGTCGGCCCATGCCCCACCTGTGGGCGCGGCTGGTAGATGCCGAGGGCCAGGAGGTGCAGGGGGCTGGAACTGGGGAGCTGTGGCTGAGCGGACCCACCGTGATGAGCGGCTATTTCGCGCGCCCGGAGGACAGCGCGAAGGTTCTGCTCGAGCAGCAGGGGCGAACCTGGCTGCGCACCGGCGACCTAGCCCAGCGCGACGAGGCCGGACGTTACTTCATCGTCGGGCGCAGCAAGGAGATGTTCATCTCGGGTGGGGAGAACGTCTATCCCATCGAGATCGAGCGGGCCCTCTACGACCATCCCCTGGTGCAGGAGTGTGCCGTGATCGGCGTCCCCGATGCCCAGTGGGGCGAGGTCGGGCTGGCCTGCGTGGTGCTCAAGGGTGGCAAGACCCTGACGGAAGACGAGCTGCGCAGCTTTCTCAGGAGCCGCCTGGCCGCCTACAAGGTGCCCAAGCGCTTTGTCTTCCTCGACGAGCTTCCCAAGAGTGCCCCCGGCAAAATTCTCAAGGGCCAACTGGCCGAGCGCTACGGGAGGAGCCATGCCTAA
- a CDS encoding 3-oxoacyl-ACP synthase, with protein sequence MPYLRGLGVYLPVPRMTSGEIAAASGLPEWVVREKLGIHQKPVPGPNDHPARMAGWAAAQALEEAGLEASAIDVVISITDEHKDYPVWTSAPLIAQMVGAERAWAFDVNQKCATFITAVAIADGLFAARAEVRHVLIAGGYRNGDLIDYTDPDVRFMYDLAAGGGAAVLSREGPGLRLRSTRLKTDAVLAQAVRVPVGGTAEPLSSENVGQYRLRVAEPELMKSRLEAVSMSGFLEVIGGALQDAGYTPADLDYLALLHMKPSAHRGVLEGLGLSEAQSIYLCDYGHLGQLDPILSLKLAREVGKIGPGSLIALAAAGVGYHWGAAVLRWEEG encoded by the coding sequence ATGCCTTATCTACGGGGCCTTGGAGTCTACTTGCCTGTACCGCGCATGACCAGCGGCGAAATCGCCGCGGCGAGCGGTTTGCCGGAGTGGGTGGTGCGGGAGAAGCTGGGCATCCACCAAAAGCCGGTGCCGGGGCCGAACGACCACCCCGCCCGCATGGCCGGGTGGGCTGCGGCCCAAGCGCTGGAGGAAGCGGGGCTCGAGGCCAGCGCCATCGACGTGGTCATCAGCATCACCGATGAGCACAAGGATTATCCGGTCTGGACCAGTGCCCCCCTCATCGCGCAGATGGTCGGGGCCGAGCGGGCTTGGGCCTTCGACGTCAACCAGAAATGCGCTACTTTCATCACCGCTGTGGCAATCGCCGACGGGCTGTTCGCCGCTCGAGCCGAGGTACGGCACGTGCTGATCGCAGGTGGCTACCGCAACGGCGACCTGATCGACTACACCGACCCTGACGTGCGCTTCATGTACGACCTGGCCGCCGGGGGCGGAGCCGCCGTGCTGAGCCGGGAGGGGCCGGGCCTACGGCTGCGTTCCACCCGGCTCAAGACCGATGCCGTGCTGGCCCAGGCGGTGCGGGTTCCGGTGGGCGGGACCGCCGAGCCACTGAGCTCTGAAAACGTCGGGCAGTACAGGCTACGGGTGGCCGAGCCCGAGCTGATGAAATCGCGCCTGGAGGCCGTTTCCATGTCTGGCTTTCTCGAGGTCATCGGCGGAGCCTTGCAAGACGCAGGCTACACCCCTGCCGACCTCGACTACCTGGCGCTGCTGCACATGAAGCCCTCGGCCCACCGAGGGGTGCTCGAGGGGCTGGGTCTGAGCGAGGCGCAGAGCATCTACCTCTGCGACTACGGTCACCTGGGCCAGCTCGATCCCATCCTCTCGCTCAAGCTGGCCCGCGAGGTCGGGAAGATCGGACCCGGCAGCCTTATCGCGCTGGCGGCGGCGGGCGTGGGCTACCACTGGGGGGCGGCGGTGCTGCGCTGGGAGGAGGGCTGA